CCGATGGTTATGGCCGTACGCAATCCAATAAAACGGTCTGTTAAGTACCCGCCAATTAATGGGGTAAAGTAAACCAACCCAGTGTAAGTACCGTACAACCGTAGAGCAGATGCATTATCTACACCAAGTCCACCACTAATTAGCTCGGCAGTAAGATATAATACCAAAATGGATCGCATCCCATAGTAACTATATCTCTCCCACATTTCTGTGATAAATAACAGATAGAGTCCCTTTGGATGCTTCATTTTATCGTCACGGTATACTTCGGAGTTTTGGTTTATTGTTCTTTCCACCTGTAATACCTCCATATGAATAATTCCAATTCCAAAATTAGATGTCTACTCAGTAAAGTCTCCAATCCGTTTTCACTTCATTCTCCTGAAATAATAGAGAAAGTTTATTTATTGGTGGTAGCATCTGGAAAGAAGGGGTATAATAAAGAAAAGGGGAATTCCCACTGTCTTCTGTTGTTATCTCTCACCTCAGAAGGCGTGAGGCTGAACACAGAAAGGGATGACCAAAAGATGCTCTATCAAGCTAAACTAGGTGATGGAATGAAACAGAAGGGGGTAAAGAGAACGAATTCTTTCTTTACAACTCCTGAGGATGCAGTTTCGGAAGCATTTGCACTAAAAGAAAAGATAGATGGTAGATACAAAAATAAAATTGTGTGGGATTATGAAGGAGAAATTACAGGTTCTAGTAAAAACCTTAAAATCCTTAAAGGCTATTTGGATGGTGACCGGAACTCTCATGCATTTTATTTGCAAATTCTATCCGTGAGAAAGTCAAAGAAATTAACCACAATCTCACCCATAAAACCTGTTAAACTTTCAGCAAAAGATAAGAAAGCATTAGAGAGTGCAGTTAGATATTTTAATTAAAGAAAAGGCTTTGGAGAAGTAATTCTCCAGAGCCTTTGTTGTTTTAATTACCAAACACCTAAAACATCAAACATTACTGCCAAAATCAACACTGGTGCAACAAAGCGAATAAGGAAGAACCATGTTTCAAAAAGTCCTTTTTTAAATCCACTCCCTTGTTTTAATTCATCATATAGCTGTGTTTTTTTCATTTTTAATGGGACAAATATACTGATCAGTAAAGCTCCTAGTGGTAGAAGTACATTACTAACTGAATAATCGGCAAGATCAAAGATGGTTTTATTAAACAGAGTAACATCACTTAGAACACCATAAGAAAGTGCGGATGGAACCCCTGCAATGAAAATAGCAATTCCTGTTAGCCATGCCCACTGCCTTCGTTTTGTAGGTGCTCCATTGCTAATGACTGAAACAATTATCTCTAGCATTGAAAAAGCAGAGGTTAAGGCAGCAAATAAGAATAACAGTAAGAATGCAATAAAGAACCACATACCGAACGGTAATTGACTAAAAATAGTTGGTAGTACATTAAAAAGTAAGACAGGACCTGCACCTGGTTCAAGGTCGAATGAAAACACGGCAGGGAAGATAGCTAATCCTGCAAGGAGAACGATAAAAATATTCATCCCTACAATGGATATAGCTGACCTTGGTAAGCTTTGGTTCTTTGGCAAATAAGAACTATAGGTGACCATAACAGAAACCCCTACACTTAATGTGAAAAAGGACTGGCCCATTGCCTCTAAGATTGTTTTTGAGGTTACCTTTGAAAAATCAGGTTGTAGGAGGAAGCGAATCCCTTCCAAAGATCCTTCAAGTGTTACCGCACGTATAACGAGAACGATAAAGAGGATAAATAAGGCTGGCATCATAATGGCGCTTGCCCGTTCAATTCCTTTTTGAACCCCTTTTGCAACTACGATAATGGTTAATAAAATGAAAAGGAATTGTACTAGAATACTAACGATTGGATCTGAGATGGTGGCACCAAATACATTACCATATTCCTCAGATGTTAAGCCGTTTAAATCACCAGCTAAAGCCTTTATTAGGTAGATAATAATCCATCCACCGATGACACTGTAAAACGAAAGTAAAATAAAAGATGTAATCATACCGGTAATACCGAGCCAGTACCACTTCGTTCCAGGTGCTATTTTTTTATAACTGTTCACAGCATTATCCTGTGCGGTTCGTCCAATTGAAAACTCAGCTAAAAGTAAC
This DNA window, taken from Bacillus carboniphilus, encodes the following:
- a CDS encoding sodium-dependent transporter, giving the protein MRQREQWSSRLGFILAAAGSAIGLGAIWKFPYTAGQNGGGAFFLIFILFTLILGLPLLLAEFSIGRTAQDNAVNSYKKIAPGTKWYWLGITGMITSFILLSFYSVIGGWIIIYLIKALAGDLNGLTSEEYGNVFGATISDPIVSILVQFLFILLTIIVVAKGVQKGIERASAIMMPALFILFIVLVIRAVTLEGSLEGIRFLLQPDFSKVTSKTILEAMGQSFFTLSVGVSVMVTYSSYLPKNQSLPRSAISIVGMNIFIVLLAGLAIFPAVFSFDLEPGAGPVLLFNVLPTIFSQLPFGMWFFIAFLLLFLFAALTSAFSMLEIIVSVISNGAPTKRRQWAWLTGIAIFIAGVPSALSYGVLSDVTLFNKTIFDLADYSVSNVLLPLGALLISIFVPLKMKKTQLYDELKQGSGFKKGLFETWFFLIRFVAPVLILAVMFDVLGVW